GCCACTTTCTTTCGCGTACTCCATCAGGAGTTCTTTCTGTCGGGCGGTCAATTTGGTGGGGATTTGGACCTTGATCGTATAGACCTGATCGCCTGTCGATCCGCCCTTCAGGCTGGGAACCCCTAACCCTTTAATCCGAAGCACCTTGTCATGTTGTGTGCCGGGCGGCACTTTGATGACTGTTGCCCCCGTGAGAGTCGGGACTTCCACTTTTCCACCGAGCGCGGCCGTGACGAGATTGACCGGCA
The DNA window shown above is from Nitrospirota bacterium and carries:
- a CDS encoding molecular chaperone DnaJ (chaperone Hsp40; co-chaperone with DnaK; Participates actively in the response to hyperosmotic and heat shock by preventing the aggregation of stress-denatured proteins and by disaggregating proteins, also in an autonomous, dnaK-independent fashion) gives rise to the protein EGEHGPNGGHPGDLYVAVTVRPHKIFHRKGLDIACDVPVNLVTAALGGKVEVPTLTGATVIKVPPGTQHDKVLRIKGLGVPSLKGGSTGDQVYTIKVQIPTKLTARQKELLMEYAKESGMTMEANGDGFFDKMKTFFE